From a region of the Dictyostelium discoideum AX4 chromosome 2 chromosome, whole genome shotgun sequence genome:
- the atg4-2 gene encoding autophagy protein 4: protein MFTKYSHHNGYQDGSHLQPFQYQQQTYNQQSYLRQQQQAPQQISYGFNQPNSPTSSSSTPSSSTAMGNSFQNQRQINLQQQQQQEQFLQEQVFYQQQLLQQQSQIKEQQRQKEQKQKTNILNIYKEGKQKIMMSFYNLYRNYPTEPPHFSPSPIWLMGRCYTSKDNNSNNNSNNNQVPQTQPTQLQQSIGIFQNNNSNSNNNNNHNNNHNNNNNNLTTDLIYRPAIESGFLSDVASMIWFSYRKDFPPIENTNITTDIGWGCMLRTGQMILARALIKHLYKENDMVPEIERKKPHSNYSQVLAWFSDYPSKEHVYGIHQIVNKKQAMEKNNRKQQILREQVISLNRGGGGSSKGKKKKEKEEEINDNVEEWLAPTRISNILRQLIKFQHLEDLEMYVPTDGVIYKDYINNLCNNSNTHNHYQIIQQQLQHLREQQNIQQNNNKNNNNNNPTTTTTTTTTATSSNNNNNQSPPSRVPNGYNNQVFDDESLFDYNTAISSIPPKWKSLIIMIPLKLGADKLNSTYIEKLKLLLKLPQSLGFIGGKPKQSFYFIGFQDDQVIYLDPHFVQESVNPNSFDYSNTYSGCIPQKMPFTQLDPSLSIGFYCRDQASFEDLCDRLSVINNCEFPIISVCQKLPDYQIECELVDDYAESETTEMLAITIANGGNNHSCIPENIVVDDEEFIVHHHIPYNPNNNQNNNQNNNNNNNKNNNNNTNQQQTPNYPPKLNTYQPDFSSDGEIDDFTMVG from the exons aTGTTTACGAAATATTCACACCATAATGGTTATCAGG ATGGAAGTCATTTACAACCttttcaatatcaacaacaaacttATAATCAACAATCATATTtgagacaacaacaacaagcaccACAACAAATTTCTTATGGATTTAATCAACCAAATtcaccaacatcatcatcatcaacaccatcatcatcaacggCAATGGGAAATTCATTCCAAAATCAAAGACAAATcaatttacaacaacaacaacaacaagaacaatttTTACAAGAACAAGTtttttatcaacaacaattattacaacaacaatcacaaattaaagaacaacaacgacaaaaagaacaaaaacaaaaaacaaatattttaaatatatataaagagggaaaacaaaaaattatgatGTCTTTTTATAATCTTTATAGAAATT atcCAACGGAGCCTCCACATTTTTCACCCTCACCAATTTGGTTAATGGGAAGGTGTTATACctcaaaagataataatagtaataataatagtaataataatcaagtaCCACAGACCCAACCAACACAACTTCAACAATCTATAggtatttttcaaaataacaatagtaatagtaataataataataatcataataataatcataataataacaacaacaatttaacTACAGATCTTATATATAGACCAGCTATAGAATCAGGATTTTTATCAGATGTAGCTTCAATGATATGGTTTAGTTATAGGAAAGATTTCCCACCAATagaaaatacaaatattacTACAGATATTGGTTGGGGTTGTATGTTAAGAACTGGTCAAATGATATTAGCTAGAGCATTAATTAAACATCTTTATAAAGAAAATG atatggTACCAGAaatagaaagaaagaaaCCACATTCAAATTATAGCCAAGTGTTGGCATGGTTTAGTGATTATCCTTCAAAGGAGCATGTATATGGTATACatcaaattgtaaataaaaaacaagcAATGGAAAAGAATAATAGaaaacaacaaattttaaGAGAACAAGTGATTTCATTAAATCGAGGAGGAGGAGGAAGTTCTAAaggaaaaaagaaaaaagaaaaagaagaagagatAAATGATAATGTAGAGGAATGGTTAGCTCCAACtagaatttcaaatattttaagacaattaattaaatttcaacATTTGGAAGATTTAGAAATGTACGTTCCAACTGATGGTGTCATATATAaagattatataaataatttatgtaataatagtaatacacataatcattatcaaattattcaacaacaattacaacatttaagagaacaacaaaatattcaacaaaataataataaaaataataataacaacaacccaacaaccacaacaactacaacaaccacagcaacaagtagtaataataacaataatcaaTCACCACCATCTAGAGTACCAAATGGATATAATAATCAagtatttgatgatgaatcattatttgacTATAACACAGCTATTAGTTCAATACCACCAAAGTGGAAATCATTGATTATTATGATACCTTTGAAATTGGGTGCAGATAAATTAAACTCAACctatattgaaaaattaaaattattattaaaattaccacAAAGTTTAGGTTTTATTGGTGGTAAACCAAaacaatcattttattttattggttttcAAGATGATCAAGTCATTTATTTAGATCCTCATTTTGTCCAAGAAAGTGTTAATCCAAATTCATTCGATTATTCAAAT aCATATAGTGGATGTATACCGCAAAAAATGCCATTTACACAATTAGATCCATCTTTATCAATTGGATTTTATTGTAGAGATCAAGCAAGTTTTGAAGATCTTTGTGATAGATTATctgtaattaataattgtgaaTTTCCAATCATTTCAGTTTGTCAAAAGTTACCAGATTATCAAATCGAATGTGAATTGGTTGATGATTATGCAGAGAGTGAAACAACTGAAATGCTTGCAATCACTATTGCAAATGGTGGAAATAATCATTCTTGTATTCCTGaaaatattgttgttgatgatgaagaatttatagttcatcatcatattccctataatccaaataataatcaaaataataatcaaaataataataataacaacaacaaaaacaacaacaacaacactaaccaacaacaaactcCAAACTATccaccaaaattaaatacttATCAACCTGATTTTTCTAGTGATGGTGAAATCGATGATTTTACAATGGTtggctaa